One stretch of Malus domestica chromosome 14, GDT2T_hap1 DNA includes these proteins:
- the LOC139191510 gene encoding uncharacterized protein — protein MMHANLMNNYFDPNSVYTEKDFRRRFRMRRHVFERLLCDVQQVNPYFRQKRDRAGRPSFSPHQKVIVVLRMTAYGSPADSIDETHGMSKSTCLDILQEFCDTIVQLYKDEYIHEPNQEDLNRLLRKAEDRGFPSMIGSLDCMHWDWKNCSTGWQRGFSGRSRKPTVVLEAVASYDT, from the coding sequence atgatgcatgccaatctgatgaacaactacttcgaCCCCAACTCGGTGTACACAGAAAAGGATTTTAGACGTCGCTTCCGgatgaggcgtcatgtcttCGAGCGTTTACTTTGTGATGTCCAACAGGTCAATCCCTACTTTCGACAGAAGCGGGACAGAGCAGGCCGCCCtagtttctcacctcatcagaaggttaTTGTTGTACTCCGAATGACGGCCTATGGCTCCCCAGCTGATTCGATTgatgaaacccatggtatgtctaagtctacatgccttgatattcttcaagaattttgtgacACAATTGTTCAGCTTTACAAAGACGAGTACATCCAcgagccaaatcaagaagatctgaATCGGCTCCTTCGTAAAGCTGAAGACCGTGGGTTTCCGagcatgatagggtcattagattgcatgcattgggattggaaAAATTGTTCCACCGGATGGCAAAGAGGCTTTAGcggaaggtcgagaaagccaactgttgtgttagaggcggttgcctcatatgacacatga
- the LOC103430915 gene encoding argininosuccinate lyase, chloroplastic-like isoform X2, with translation MNMESLAVFNSSLSLYSPSHDHFIPKNLGPFRTTSLQPMHKMEVRCAAQAQSTETKSKEAKLWGGRFEESVTDAVERFTESISFDKALYKHDIMGSKAHASMLAKQGLITVNDRDSIHKGLSEIERLIESGKFEWRTDREDVHMNIEAALTDLIGEPAKKLHTARSRNDQVLTDFRLWIRDAIDAIGVKIKYLQFSLVKLAMENEGVIVPGYTHLQRAQPVLLQHLLLAFVEQLERDAGRLLDCRVRLNFCPLGACALAGTGLPIDRFMTSDALDFTAPMRNSIDAVSDRDFVMEFLSANAITAIHLSRLGEEWVLWASEEFGFVTPSDKVSTGSSIMPQKKNPDPMELVRGKSARVVGDLVTLLTLCKGLPLAYNRDLQEDKEPVFDSVKTILGMLEVSAEFAQNITFNRERIQKSLPAGHLDATTLADYLVKKGIPFRTSHDIVGRAVAVCVSKSCQLQDLSVDELKSIDPVFDKDVYEFLGVENSVKKFSSYGSTGSACVASQLDHWVTKLEINRGV, from the exons ATGAACATGGAGTCCTTAGCTGTTTTCAActcctcactctcactctacTCTCCCTCGCATGACCACTTCATCCCAAAGAACCTTGGACCCTTCCGTACGACATCATTGCAACCAATGCATAAGATGGAGGTCCGATGTGCTGCCCAGGCCCAATCCACTGAAACCAAGTCCAAGGAGGCCAAGCTCTGGGGCGGCCGCTTCGAGGAGAGCGTGACTGACGCTGTCGAACGATTTACTGAGTCCATCTCCTTCGACAAAGCCCTTTACAAGCATGATATCATGGGCAGCAAGGCTCACGCTTCCATGCTAGCCAAACAG GGATTGATTACTGTTAATGACCGGGATAGCATCCACAAGGGGCTGAGCGAGATAGAAAGGCTAATTGAGAGTGGCAAGTTTGAATGGAGGACCGACAGAGAAGATGTGCACATGAACATTGAGGCAGCGCTGACTGATTTGATCGGCGAACCGGCTAAGAAGCTCCACACGGCTCGGAGTCGAAACGATCAGGTTTTGACAGATTTTCGATTGTGGATCCGAGACGCGATTGATGCAATTGGAGTGAAGATTAAGTATCTTCAATTTTCGCTCGTCAAATTGGCAATGGAGAACGAGGGTGTTATCGTTCCTGGTTACACGCATTTGCAAAGGGCTCAGCCTGTTCTGCTTCAGCATTTGCTCTTGGCGTTTGTTGAGCAG CTTGAACGTGATGCTGGCCGTTTACTAGATTGTAGAGTGAGGTTGAATTTCTGCCCCTTAGGTGCTTGTGCATTGGCCGGCACTGGACTTCCGATTGATCGGTTTATGACCTCTGATGCTTTAGACTTTACTGCTCCTATGAGGAACAG TATTGATGCAGTGTCAGACCGAGATTTTGTCATGGAGTTTCTTTCTGCTAATGCCATCACAGCCATTCATCTCTCCCGGCTTGGTGAAGAGTGGGTACTGTGGGCTTCAGAGGAGTTTGGATTTGTCACGCCAAGTGACAAGGTTTCAACAGGAAGTAGTATCATGCCTCAGAAGAAAAATCCAGATCCCATGGAACTTGTTCGTGGAAAGTCCGCTAGAGTAGTAGGAGACCTGGTTACCCTTCTCACATTGTGCAAAGGACTTCCCCTTGCTTACAATCGTGATTTGCAG GAAGATAAGGAACCTGTCTTTGACAGCGTGAAGACAATATTGGGGATGCTTGAAGTATCTGCAGAGTTTGCACAGAACATTACCTTTAACAGGGAGAGAATACAAAAGAGTTTACCTGCTGGTCACCTTGATGCCACAACGCTTGCTGATTATCTTGTGAAAAAG GGAATACCTTTCAGAACTTCTCATGACATAGTTGGGAGGGCAGTTGCCGTGTGCGTCTCCAAAAGTTGCCAGCTGCAGGATTTGAGTGTCGATGAGCTCAAAAGTATTGATCCAGTGTTTGACAAGGATGTATATGAGTTTCTTGGAGTAGAGAATTCAGTTAAGAAATTCTCCTCGTATGGCTCCACAGGGTCAGCATGTGTCGCCAGTCAGCTTGATCATTGGGTTACAAAACTTGAAATCAACAGAGGGGTCTGA
- the LOC103430915 gene encoding argininosuccinate lyase, chloroplastic-like isoform X3 yields MHKMEVRCAAQAQSTETKSKEAKLWGGRFEESVTDAVERFTESISFDKALYKHDIMGSKAHASMLAKQGLITVNDRDSIHKGLSEIERLIESGKFEWRTDREDVHMNIEAALTDLIGEPAKKLHTARSRNDQVLTDFRLWIRDAIDAIGVKIKYLQFSLVKLAMENEGVIVPGYTHLQRAQPVLLQHLLLAFVEQLERDAGRLLDCRVRLNFCPLGACALAGTGLPIDRFMTSDALDFTAPMRNSIDAVSDRDFVMEFLSANAITAIHLSRLGEEWVLWASEEFGFVTPSDKVSTGSSIMPQKKNPDPMELVRGKSARVVGDLVTLLTLCKGLPLAYNRDLQEDKEPVFDSVKTILGMLEVSAEFAQNITFNRERIQKSLPAGHLDATTLADYLVKKGIPFRTSHDIVGRAVAVCVSKSCQLQDLSVDELKSIDPVFDKDVYEFLGVENSVKKFSSYGSTGSACVASQLDHWVTKLEINRGV; encoded by the exons ATGCATAAGATGGAGGTCCGATGTGCTGCCCAGGCCCAATCCACTGAAACCAAGTCCAAGGAGGCCAAGCTCTGGGGCGGCCGCTTCGAGGAGAGCGTGACTGACGCTGTCGAACGATTTACTGAGTCCATCTCCTTCGACAAAGCCCTTTACAAGCATGATATCATGGGCAGCAAGGCTCACGCTTCCATGCTAGCCAAACAG GGATTGATTACTGTTAATGACCGGGATAGCATCCACAAGGGGCTGAGCGAGATAGAAAGGCTAATTGAGAGTGGCAAGTTTGAATGGAGGACCGACAGAGAAGATGTGCACATGAACATTGAGGCAGCGCTGACTGATTTGATCGGCGAACCGGCTAAGAAGCTCCACACGGCTCGGAGTCGAAACGATCAGGTTTTGACAGATTTTCGATTGTGGATCCGAGACGCGATTGATGCAATTGGAGTGAAGATTAAGTATCTTCAATTTTCGCTCGTCAAATTGGCAATGGAGAACGAGGGTGTTATCGTTCCTGGTTACACGCATTTGCAAAGGGCTCAGCCTGTTCTGCTTCAGCATTTGCTCTTGGCGTTTGTTGAGCAG CTTGAACGTGATGCTGGCCGTTTACTAGATTGTAGAGTGAGGTTGAATTTCTGCCCCTTAGGTGCTTGTGCATTGGCCGGCACTGGACTTCCGATTGATCGGTTTATGACCTCTGATGCTTTAGACTTTACTGCTCCTATGAGGAACAG TATTGATGCAGTGTCAGACCGAGATTTTGTCATGGAGTTTCTTTCTGCTAATGCCATCACAGCCATTCATCTCTCCCGGCTTGGTGAAGAGTGGGTACTGTGGGCTTCAGAGGAGTTTGGATTTGTCACGCCAAGTGACAAGGTTTCAACAGGAAGTAGTATCATGCCTCAGAAGAAAAATCCAGATCCCATGGAACTTGTTCGTGGAAAGTCCGCTAGAGTAGTAGGAGACCTGGTTACCCTTCTCACATTGTGCAAAGGACTTCCCCTTGCTTACAATCGTGATTTGCAG GAAGATAAGGAACCTGTCTTTGACAGCGTGAAGACAATATTGGGGATGCTTGAAGTATCTGCAGAGTTTGCACAGAACATTACCTTTAACAGGGAGAGAATACAAAAGAGTTTACCTGCTGGTCACCTTGATGCCACAACGCTTGCTGATTATCTTGTGAAAAAG GGAATACCTTTCAGAACTTCTCATGACATAGTTGGGAGGGCAGTTGCCGTGTGCGTCTCCAAAAGTTGCCAGCTGCAGGATTTGAGTGTCGATGAGCTCAAAAGTATTGATCCAGTGTTTGACAAGGATGTATATGAGTTTCTTGGAGTAGAGAATTCAGTTAAGAAATTCTCCTCGTATGGCTCCACAGGGTCAGCATGTGTCGCCAGTCAGCTTGATCATTGGGTTACAAAACTTGAAATCAACAGAGGGGTCTGA
- the LOC103430915 gene encoding argininosuccinate lyase, chloroplastic-like isoform X1, which translates to MFYVWWLLFITAGQVGLHICSNLSPPIHSFFIYHHRVYMNMESLAVFNSSLSLYSPSHDHFIPKNLGPFRTTSLQPMHKMEVRCAAQAQSTETKSKEAKLWGGRFEESVTDAVERFTESISFDKALYKHDIMGSKAHASMLAKQGLITVNDRDSIHKGLSEIERLIESGKFEWRTDREDVHMNIEAALTDLIGEPAKKLHTARSRNDQVLTDFRLWIRDAIDAIGVKIKYLQFSLVKLAMENEGVIVPGYTHLQRAQPVLLQHLLLAFVEQLERDAGRLLDCRVRLNFCPLGACALAGTGLPIDRFMTSDALDFTAPMRNSIDAVSDRDFVMEFLSANAITAIHLSRLGEEWVLWASEEFGFVTPSDKVSTGSSIMPQKKNPDPMELVRGKSARVVGDLVTLLTLCKGLPLAYNRDLQEDKEPVFDSVKTILGMLEVSAEFAQNITFNRERIQKSLPAGHLDATTLADYLVKKGIPFRTSHDIVGRAVAVCVSKSCQLQDLSVDELKSIDPVFDKDVYEFLGVENSVKKFSSYGSTGSACVASQLDHWVTKLEINRGV; encoded by the exons atgttttatgtatgGTGGCTTTTGTTTATAACGGCTGGACAAGTTGGTCTCCATATTTGTTCGAATTTGTCACCACCCATACATTCATTCTTCATCTACCACCACAGAGTGTACATGAACATGGAGTCCTTAGCTGTTTTCAActcctcactctcactctacTCTCCCTCGCATGACCACTTCATCCCAAAGAACCTTGGACCCTTCCGTACGACATCATTGCAACCAATGCATAAGATGGAGGTCCGATGTGCTGCCCAGGCCCAATCCACTGAAACCAAGTCCAAGGAGGCCAAGCTCTGGGGCGGCCGCTTCGAGGAGAGCGTGACTGACGCTGTCGAACGATTTACTGAGTCCATCTCCTTCGACAAAGCCCTTTACAAGCATGATATCATGGGCAGCAAGGCTCACGCTTCCATGCTAGCCAAACAG GGATTGATTACTGTTAATGACCGGGATAGCATCCACAAGGGGCTGAGCGAGATAGAAAGGCTAATTGAGAGTGGCAAGTTTGAATGGAGGACCGACAGAGAAGATGTGCACATGAACATTGAGGCAGCGCTGACTGATTTGATCGGCGAACCGGCTAAGAAGCTCCACACGGCTCGGAGTCGAAACGATCAGGTTTTGACAGATTTTCGATTGTGGATCCGAGACGCGATTGATGCAATTGGAGTGAAGATTAAGTATCTTCAATTTTCGCTCGTCAAATTGGCAATGGAGAACGAGGGTGTTATCGTTCCTGGTTACACGCATTTGCAAAGGGCTCAGCCTGTTCTGCTTCAGCATTTGCTCTTGGCGTTTGTTGAGCAG CTTGAACGTGATGCTGGCCGTTTACTAGATTGTAGAGTGAGGTTGAATTTCTGCCCCTTAGGTGCTTGTGCATTGGCCGGCACTGGACTTCCGATTGATCGGTTTATGACCTCTGATGCTTTAGACTTTACTGCTCCTATGAGGAACAG TATTGATGCAGTGTCAGACCGAGATTTTGTCATGGAGTTTCTTTCTGCTAATGCCATCACAGCCATTCATCTCTCCCGGCTTGGTGAAGAGTGGGTACTGTGGGCTTCAGAGGAGTTTGGATTTGTCACGCCAAGTGACAAGGTTTCAACAGGAAGTAGTATCATGCCTCAGAAGAAAAATCCAGATCCCATGGAACTTGTTCGTGGAAAGTCCGCTAGAGTAGTAGGAGACCTGGTTACCCTTCTCACATTGTGCAAAGGACTTCCCCTTGCTTACAATCGTGATTTGCAG GAAGATAAGGAACCTGTCTTTGACAGCGTGAAGACAATATTGGGGATGCTTGAAGTATCTGCAGAGTTTGCACAGAACATTACCTTTAACAGGGAGAGAATACAAAAGAGTTTACCTGCTGGTCACCTTGATGCCACAACGCTTGCTGATTATCTTGTGAAAAAG GGAATACCTTTCAGAACTTCTCATGACATAGTTGGGAGGGCAGTTGCCGTGTGCGTCTCCAAAAGTTGCCAGCTGCAGGATTTGAGTGTCGATGAGCTCAAAAGTATTGATCCAGTGTTTGACAAGGATGTATATGAGTTTCTTGGAGTAGAGAATTCAGTTAAGAAATTCTCCTCGTATGGCTCCACAGGGTCAGCATGTGTCGCCAGTCAGCTTGATCATTGGGTTACAAAACTTGAAATCAACAGAGGGGTCTGA